From Dermochelys coriacea isolate rDerCor1 chromosome 8, rDerCor1.pri.v4, whole genome shotgun sequence, the proteins below share one genomic window:
- the LEPR gene encoding leptin receptor isoform X2, translating into MYLHKLLTVFLHLDFIRMAVAHCMVHQIPASSFMLPCMSPNETSVIPLTAGVVASSPGLHGEHGTAETNSLVLVAEESFLCCLWSETHANCSLYTAGMETKKFTSSEISSIAPQQTDLSWNIQCWTKGDLELFVCILKLSNKKSYLNGEFKINLLYVLSELSLEDMSTDSLKGNLMVTPCNCNGSDKYECHIPSLKLNHTYITWLNIINGVTLLQSPLMSIRPINIVKPEPPLNLRLEMTDKGQLKICWFNPVLTPYPLQYEVKFSGNATQNAWQVVEIVTETSLIIGNVLVGSSYLVQVRCKSLHGPGFWSDWSTPYNLNAEDVMYFPPKILTSVGSNVSFHCLYNDKNKMILSKKIVWWLNLAEEIPVRQYTLVNDRVSRVTLFNLNATKPRGKFFYNALYCCNQNRECHHRYAELYVVDVNINITCETDGYLTKMTCRWSANTNTLLVGSSLQLKYYRSSIYCSDFPSIPPNSEAKECHLQRNHYYECTFQPIFLLSGYTMWIEIKHQLGTLESPPTCVIPADVVKPFPPSNVKAEITKNVGLLNVSWTNPAFSNSDLKFQIRYSVNREEILWEIFEVSNAPTRSAMIKVLDLCVVYIVQVRCSGLDGLGYWSDWSKPAYTIVQDIQAPLRGPEFWRVINEDPIRKQKNVTLVWKPLMKNYSSCSVCGYIVKHHTSENITWTEYVTNDTTYTFPWTEGAHTVTVLAVNSIGASSVNFNLTLSQQMSTVNIVQSLSAYPVNSSCVILTWTLSPQMYVITSFFIEWKNLNEEEQMKWIRVAPNISKYYIYDHFILIEKYQFSLYPVFPEGVGNPKTIDGFIKDRSEKWNDAGIYVILPIVISSFVLFLGTLLISQQRMKKLFWEDVPNPKNCSWAQGVNFQKRMDIL; encoded by the exons ATTTTATTCGAATGGCAGTTGCTCACTGTATGGTACATCAGATTCCAGCATCGAGCTTCATGTTGCCTTGCATGTCACCGAATGAGACTTCTGTCATTCCTTTGACTGCTGGTGTTGTAGCAAGCAGTCCTGGGTTGCACGGAGAGCATGGAACTGCTGAAACCAACTCTCTGGTGCTGGTGGCTGAAGAGAGTTTTCTCTGTTGCCTTTGGAGTGAAACACACGCAAATTGTTCTTTGTACACAGCAGGCATGGAAACAAAGAAATTTACTTCCTCAGAAATAAGTAGCATAGCTCCTCAGCAAACAG atttaagCTGGAACATTCAATGTTGGACTAAAGGAGACCTGGAACTGTTTGTTTGTATCCTGAAATTGTCTAACAAGAAGTCGTACTTGAATGGAGAATTTAAGATTAATCTTTTATATGTTCT ATCAGAGTTGTCATTGGAAGACATGTCTACAGATTCTCTAAAAGGCAATTTAATGGTTACTCCCTGCAACTGCAATGGGTCTGACAAGTACGAATGTCACATACCTTCACTGAAACTCAACCACACTTATATTACATGGTTAAACATCATAAATGGGGTAACACTTCTTCAGTCACCTTTAATGTCCATCAGACCCATAAATATTG taAAGCCTGAACCTCCATTGAACCTGCGACTAGAAATGACAGATAAAGGACAGTTAAAGATCTGTTGGTTCAACCCAGTACTAACACCATATCCGCTTCAGTATGAAGTGAAGTTTTCTGGGAATGCTACTCAAAATGCCTGGCAG GTGGTTGAGATAGTCACAGAAACCTCCCTCATCATAGGCAATGTACTGGTTGGTTCTTCATATTTAGTTCAAGTACGGTGCAAGAGTCTTCATGGTCCAGGATTCTGGAGTGATTGGAGCACACCTTATAATTTAAATGCAGAAG ATGTCATGTACTTCCCTCCTAAGATACTGACGAGTGTTGGTTCTAATGTTTCCTTTCATTGCCTCTATAATGACAAAAACAAGATGATTTTGTCCAAGAAGATTGTTTGGTGGCTGAATTTAGCAGAAGAAATCCCAGTGAGACAGTATACACTTGTAAATGATCGTGTTAGCAGAGTTACTCTTTTCAACTTGAATGCAACGAAACCTAGAGGAAAATTCTTCTATAATGCATTGTACTGTTGTAATCAAAACAGGGAATGTCATCATCGATATGCTGAATTATATGTAGTAG ATGTCAATATCAATATCACATGTGAAACTGATGGGTACTTAACTAAAATGACTTGCAGATGGTCCGCAAACACAAATACATTGCTTGTGGGGAGTTCTTTACAGTTAAAATACTACAG GAGTAGTATCTATTGTTCTGACTTTCCAAGTATTCCTCCAAATTCCGAGGCAAAAGAATGCCATTTACAGAGGAATCATTATTACGAGTGTACATTTCAGCCTATTTTTCTTTTATCTGGATATACCATGTGGATAGAGATAAAGCACCAACTAGGAACACTTGAATCTCCACCAACCTGTGTCATTCCAGCAGATGTGG TGAAGCCGTTTCCTCCCTCTAACGTTAAGGCAGAAATCACCAAGAATGTTGGGCTGCTGAATGTGAGCTGGACAAACCCAGCGTTTTCGAACAGCGATCTTAAGTTTCAGATTCGGTACTCTGTGAACAGGGAAGAAATATTATGGGAG ATATTTGAGGTTTCAAATGCACCAACAAGATCAGCCATGATAAAGGTACTGGACCTTTGTGTTGTATATATTGTTCAGGTGCGCTGCAGTGGACTAGATGGATTAGGTTACTGGAGTGATTGGAGTAAACCAGCGTATACCATTGTACAGGATATCCAAG CTCCCCTGAGAGGTCCTGAATTTTGGAGAGTTATTAATGAAGATCCCATAAGGAAGCAGAAAAATGTTACTTTAGTTTGGAAG CCCTTGATGAAGAATTACTCATCATGCAGTGTGTGTGGATATATTGTAAAGCATCACACTTCAGAAAACATCACTTGGACTGAATATGTCACCAATGACACTACCTATACATTTCCATGGACCGAGGGTGCACACACCGTTACAGTTCTAGCTGTTAACTCGATTGGAGCTTCCTCAGTGAATTTTAATTTAACTCTGTCGCAGCAAATGAGCACAG TGAATATCGTGCAGTCACTCAGTGCTTATCCAGTAAACAGCAGTTGTGTAATTCTGACCTGGACACTTTCACCTCAAATGTATGTGATAACGTCTTTTTTTATTGAATGGAAAAACCTTAATGAGGAAGAACAAATGAAATGGATACGAGTTGCTCCAAATATTAGCAAATACTATATTTATG ATCATTTTATTCTTATTGAGAAGTACCAGTTTAGCCTGTACCCAGTATTCCCTGAAGGAGTAGGCAACCCCAAAACGATTGATGGATTCATCAAAG ATAGGAGTGAAAAATGGAATGATGCAGGCATCTATGTGATTCTACCAATAGTTATTTCATCCTTCGTTTTGTTTCTTGGAACTTTGCTGATCTCGCAACAAAG AATGAAGAAACTGTTCTGGGAGGATGTTCCAAACCCCAAGAACTGCTCCTGGGCACAAGGAGTTAATTTTCAAAA